One genomic window of Roseobacter ponti includes the following:
- a CDS encoding 2OG-Fe(II) oxygenase family protein has product MRDVIDLNRYPLDQPGSPAWLTLVEACKSKLAEDGLFNLPGFVRQAALREAVTAFKPILAKNAFLHRRRHNIYFKRSVDGLPDTHPALQTFETSNKTICADQMDQAVVIRLYEWPPFARFLAAVMGKTELFAMADPLARVNVMSYSEGEALNWHFDRSEFTTTLLLQAPEAGGDFEYDKDLRSDSDPNYEGVADLLQGRRSPTLMRVTPGTLNIFKGKNTAHRVTPVKGASDRIIAVFSYYDRPGVQFSADERIGFYGRAS; this is encoded by the coding sequence ATGCGTGATGTGATAGATCTCAACCGCTACCCTTTGGATCAACCAGGCAGCCCTGCCTGGCTGACTTTGGTCGAGGCGTGCAAATCGAAGCTTGCCGAGGATGGATTGTTCAACCTGCCCGGTTTTGTTCGCCAGGCAGCGCTCCGCGAGGCAGTCACCGCCTTCAAACCGATCCTGGCCAAGAACGCCTTTCTTCACCGGCGTCGCCATAACATCTACTTCAAGCGGTCGGTTGACGGGCTGCCGGATACGCATCCTGCTTTACAAACGTTTGAAACCTCAAACAAAACAATTTGTGCCGATCAGATGGATCAGGCAGTTGTGATCCGGCTGTATGAATGGCCACCTTTTGCGCGCTTTCTGGCAGCGGTGATGGGCAAGACTGAACTCTTTGCCATGGCGGACCCGCTGGCCCGTGTGAATGTCATGAGCTATTCCGAGGGAGAGGCGCTGAACTGGCATTTTGACCGGTCCGAGTTCACCACAACCCTGTTGTTGCAGGCGCCTGAGGCCGGAGGCGATTTCGAATATGACAAAGACCTGCGCAGCGACAGCGACCCCAATTACGAGGGCGTCGCGGATTTGTTACAGGGACGCAGGTCACCCACACTGATGCGCGTGACACCCGGCACCCTGAACATTTTCAAAGGCAAGAATACGGCGCATCGCGTGACCCCGGTCAAAGGCGCGTCCGACCGCATCATTGCTGTTTTTTCCTACTACGACCGGCCCGGCGTGCAGTTCAGTGCCGATGAGCGGATCGGCTTTTACGGGCGCGCATCATGA
- a CDS encoding M24 family metallopeptidase, with the protein MKDQSAFKDDRKLTYLNAEGADKPLISPVSDEVLARARAYRLGRLRRVLDQSGCAALLLYDPCNIRYAFDCSNMQVWTLHNPMRYALILAGGPAIMFEFKGCLRQSEGLPGIDELRLARTWMFMASGDKVEAATEDWAREIADLVQTYGGGNTRIACDALDGSGVHALEALGLTYVEGSQFTEIARSIKSPDEIELMRWTIRVCEAGMARIYDHSVPGVTERELWAHLHFENARSGGDWLETKLLTCGPRTNPWYQECSDRVCQEGELISFDTDMIGPYGYCADLSRSWTCGYTAMTATQQRLYETAVAQIHHNLDLVKPGLSFAEFNAKSWRIPQAHVPYRYSLAAHGVGMADEWPVIPLHVDWGPGAMSGRFEAGMVVCMESLIAEAGSESVKLETQVLVTETGTERLDTFPLG; encoded by the coding sequence ATGAAAGACCAATCGGCCTTCAAGGATGATCGCAAGCTCACCTATCTGAATGCAGAGGGCGCAGACAAACCTCTGATTAGCCCCGTGTCGGACGAGGTTTTGGCGCGCGCCCGGGCCTATCGCCTTGGTCGACTGCGCCGGGTGTTGGACCAGTCCGGTTGCGCGGCGCTCCTCCTTTATGATCCCTGCAATATTCGCTATGCGTTCGACTGTTCGAACATGCAGGTCTGGACCCTGCACAACCCGATGCGCTATGCGCTGATCCTTGCGGGTGGTCCGGCCATCATGTTCGAGTTCAAGGGCTGTTTGCGGCAAAGTGAGGGGCTGCCCGGCATTGACGAGCTGCGCCTGGCCAGGACGTGGATGTTTATGGCGTCCGGCGACAAGGTCGAGGCCGCAACGGAAGACTGGGCGCGGGAAATCGCCGATCTTGTCCAGACCTATGGCGGTGGCAACACGCGCATTGCCTGTGACGCGCTGGACGGAAGCGGCGTGCACGCATTGGAAGCGCTTGGGCTCACGTATGTCGAGGGCAGCCAGTTCACCGAAATTGCCCGGTCCATAAAATCCCCGGATGAAATCGAACTGATGCGCTGGACAATCCGTGTGTGCGAGGCTGGCATGGCGCGCATCTATGACCATTCCGTGCCCGGCGTGACCGAACGTGAGCTTTGGGCGCATCTGCATTTTGAAAACGCGCGATCGGGCGGTGACTGGCTTGAAACCAAGCTGCTGACCTGCGGCCCCCGGACGAACCCGTGGTATCAGGAATGTTCAGACAGGGTGTGTCAGGAGGGTGAGTTGATCTCCTTTGATACGGACATGATCGGGCCTTACGGTTATTGCGCTGACCTGTCGCGGTCCTGGACATGCGGCTACACCGCGATGACCGCCACGCAGCAGCGCCTCTATGAGACCGCAGTTGCGCAAATTCATCATAATCTCGACCTTGTGAAACCCGGGCTGAGCTTTGCCGAGTTCAACGCAAAAAGCTGGCGGATCCCGCAGGCGCATGTGCCTTATCGCTATTCGCTGGCGGCGCATGGCGTTGGAATGGCCGATGAATGGCCTGTGATCCCGCTGCATGTCGATTGGGGACCGGGCGCGATGTCTGGCCGGTTCGAAGCGGGTATGGTCGTTTGCATGGAAAGCCTGATCGCCGAAGCGGGATCGGAAAGCGTGAAGTTGGAGACGCAGGTTCTGGTGACTGAGACGGGAACGGAGCGTCTCGATACCTTTCCACTGGGTTAA
- the pqqA gene encoding pyrroloquinoline quinone precursor peptide PqqA, producing MAWKKPTAVEISCGMEINMYGPGEDDERNGGDLF from the coding sequence ATGGCTTGGAAGAAACCTACGGCGGTTGAGATCTCGTGCGGCATGGAAATCAATATGTATGGCCCGGGCGAAGACGACGAACGCAACGGTGGCGACCTGTTCTGA
- the pqqB gene encoding pyrroloquinoline quinone biosynthesis protein PqqB has product MKLVVLGAGAGGGLPQWNCGCANCQDARAGKIASMTQSSVAVSPDGDRWVLLNASPDIAAQLQRTKALWPASLRGTPVAAVVLTNGDIDHIAGLLTLREKTPFTVFATGSGMDILTTNSVFNVLDPDLVDRTLVSVDDMFEPVPGLRLTPFSVPGKVALFLEDEAALDLEAVGDQTIGLLLEANGRRAAYIPGCAALPDWLLVRLDAVDLLMFDGTVWENDDMAKTGTGRKTGARMGHIALSGEDGSLARLDALAARKVLVHINNTNPILQPGSRERRQVENAGWEIAHDGMEIEL; this is encoded by the coding sequence ATGAAGCTGGTAGTACTTGGCGCAGGAGCGGGCGGCGGTTTGCCGCAGTGGAATTGCGGTTGCGCAAACTGTCAGGACGCGCGTGCCGGTAAGATCGCCTCAATGACGCAGTCTTCGGTTGCCGTATCGCCCGACGGGGATCGATGGGTGCTTCTGAATGCGTCACCGGATATCGCAGCCCAGTTGCAGCGCACAAAAGCGCTCTGGCCGGCCTCCCTGCGCGGAACTCCCGTTGCAGCGGTTGTTCTCACCAACGGCGATATTGATCACATCGCGGGTTTGCTGACTCTGCGCGAAAAAACGCCATTCACGGTTTTCGCCACCGGAAGCGGCATGGATATTCTGACAACAAATTCCGTCTTCAATGTGCTGGATCCGGACCTTGTCGACCGCACCCTCGTGTCGGTGGACGACATGTTTGAACCGGTCCCGGGTCTCAGGCTCACACCTTTCTCCGTGCCCGGCAAAGTTGCGTTGTTTCTTGAAGACGAAGCCGCGCTTGATCTGGAGGCGGTCGGCGATCAGACGATCGGGCTTCTGCTGGAAGCAAACGGCAGGCGGGCGGCTTACATCCCCGGGTGTGCCGCGCTGCCCGACTGGTTGCTGGTGCGGCTGGATGCTGTTGATCTTCTGATGTTCGACGGCACCGTCTGGGAAAACGATGACATGGCGAAAACAGGTACCGGTCGGAAGACCGGCGCGCGCATGGGTCATATTGCTCTGAGCGGCGAGGACGGCAGCCTTGCCCGCCTGGATGCGCTTGCGGCCCGCAAGGTCCTGGTGCACATCAACAATACGAACCCGATCCTGCAGCCGGGCAGCCGTGAGCGCAGGCAGGTAGAAAACGCAGGCTGGGAAATAGCGCATGACGGAATGGAGATAGAACTTTGA
- the pqqC gene encoding pyrroloquinoline-quinone synthase PqqC, whose translation MNSFTPDRTSFEARLHKIGDERYHDKHPFHHLLHSGGCTPDQVRAWVINRYYYQSRIPMKDAAFLSRVTDPALRRSWRRRIEDHDGTEDGTGGIHRWLRLAEGVGLDPDYVSSARGVLPATRFAVDAYVRFVRDEPMLPAVASSLTELFAPKIHKDRIAGLLEHYEFANSDTISYFQHRLSEAPKDVAFGLEWVLDHAVTKADQDAAANALIFKTEVLWAQLDALYSAYVSPARIPPGAWQPGEGLLQ comes from the coding sequence TTGAACAGTTTCACACCGGACCGCACATCATTCGAAGCCAGGCTTCATAAGATCGGCGACGAACGCTACCACGACAAGCACCCGTTTCACCATCTGTTGCACTCGGGGGGCTGCACCCCCGATCAGGTCCGCGCCTGGGTCATCAACCGGTACTATTATCAGTCCCGAATTCCGATGAAGGACGCGGCATTTCTCTCGCGCGTGACCGACCCTGCACTGCGACGCAGCTGGCGGCGGCGCATCGAAGACCACGATGGCACGGAAGACGGAACCGGCGGCATCCACAGGTGGCTCAGACTGGCCGAAGGCGTGGGGCTTGATCCCGATTACGTATCATCGGCCCGGGGCGTGCTTCCCGCGACACGCTTCGCCGTAGATGCATACGTGCGTTTTGTCCGGGACGAGCCGATGCTGCCGGCGGTTGCCTCCTCCCTCACGGAACTTTTTGCACCCAAAATTCATAAAGACCGGATTGCAGGGCTTCTGGAGCACTATGAATTCGCCAATTCCGATACGATTTCCTACTTTCAGCACCGTCTTTCGGAAGCGCCAAAGGATGTGGCCTTCGGTCTGGAATGGGTACTCGATCATGCGGTGACAAAAGCCGATCAGGACGCCGCCGCAAACGCGCTGATCTTCAAGACGGAGGTGCTCTGGGCCCAGCTGGATGCACTCTATTCGGCCTATGTCTCGCCCGCGCGCATCCCGCCGGGCGCTTGGCAACCCGGAGAGGGTCTGTTGCAATGA
- the pqqD gene encoding pyrroloquinoline quinone biosynthesis peptide chaperone PqqD, which yields MTPLSVPVLPRGVRRHFDKVRGVPVLLGPERVLMLDEIGCAILDQVDGISTLDQISSRLAEIFNAPKDDISKDVAEFLTDLGNKKLVDSSHG from the coding sequence ATGACACCCCTGAGTGTGCCTGTATTGCCGCGGGGCGTCCGCCGGCACTTTGACAAAGTGCGCGGGGTGCCTGTTCTGCTGGGGCCCGAGCGGGTTCTGATGCTTGATGAGATCGGCTGCGCTATACTGGATCAGGTTGACGGGATCTCGACGCTCGACCAGATATCAAGCAGGCTCGCAGAGATATTTAATGCCCCGAAGGACGATATCTCAAAGGATGTCGCAGAATTCCTGACGGATTTAGGCAACAAAAAGCTGGTGGACAGTTCCCATGGTTAA
- the pqqE gene encoding pyrroloquinoline quinone biosynthesis protein PqqE, giving the protein MVNPPLAMLAELTHRCPLSCPYCSNPQELTQKDRELTTAEWTYVFAQASDLGVLQLHLSGGEPASRTDIVELTAAAQQAGLYTNLITSGIGLTRRRLNALQDAGLDHIQLSVQGVTAKIADRIGGYKGGFDRKMHVAEHIAEMGFPLTLNAVMHRENLNDLPATLEMALRLRARRVEVACVQFQGWALKNRSALQPTREQVDSAKKTVREARTRLEGDMVIDFVPPDYYSDFPKACMNGWGSTGVNVTPDGTVLPCHAAETIPGLSFQRVTDRPLKEIWYDSDAFNAYRGTSWMPELCQSCERRDVDFAGCRCQAMAVLGDPGATDPVCMKSEGRAVLDALLDSEVQPDTVPELVYRRL; this is encoded by the coding sequence ATGGTTAATCCCCCGCTGGCAATGCTTGCCGAACTCACGCACCGGTGCCCGCTCTCCTGTCCTTACTGCTCTAACCCGCAGGAACTTACGCAAAAGGATCGTGAACTGACAACTGCGGAATGGACCTATGTCTTTGCGCAGGCTTCCGATCTGGGCGTGTTGCAGTTGCACCTCTCCGGGGGGGAACCCGCCTCGCGCACGGATATCGTCGAACTGACAGCCGCAGCACAACAGGCAGGGCTTTATACTAACCTGATCACCTCCGGCATCGGGCTGACGCGTCGCCGGCTGAATGCTTTGCAGGACGCGGGGCTCGACCACATCCAATTATCGGTTCAGGGCGTCACAGCCAAAATCGCCGACCGTATCGGCGGATACAAAGGCGGGTTCGACCGCAAGATGCATGTGGCCGAACACATCGCTGAAATGGGTTTTCCGCTGACGCTGAATGCCGTGATGCATCGCGAAAATCTGAATGATCTGCCGGCAACGCTCGAGATGGCGCTGCGTCTCAGGGCGCGACGGGTAGAGGTTGCCTGTGTCCAGTTCCAGGGCTGGGCACTGAAAAACCGTTCGGCTTTGCAGCCGACACGGGAACAGGTCGACAGTGCGAAGAAAACCGTGCGCGAGGCGCGCACCCGCCTTGAGGGTGATATGGTCATCGACTTCGTCCCGCCCGACTATTACTCGGATTTTCCCAAGGCATGCATGAACGGATGGGGATCGACGGGTGTTAATGTCACCCCGGACGGCACGGTGCTGCCCTGTCATGCGGCAGAGACGATTCCGGGGCTCAGTTTCCAGCGGGTGACGGACAGGCCGCTAAAAGAGATCTGGTACGACAGTGACGCCTTCAATGCGTATCGCGGCACGAGCTGGATGCCTGAGCTTTGTCAGTCCTGCGAGCGGCGGGATGTGGATTTCGCAGGGTGCCGCTGCCAGGCAATGGCCGTGCTCGGTGATCCTGGGGCAACGGATCCGGTATGCATGAAATCGGAAGGTCGCGCCGTTCTGGATGCATTGCTGGACAGCGAAGTTCAGCCCGACACCGTGCCGGAGCTCGTGTACCGGCGGTTATAA
- a CDS encoding c-type cytochrome: MRRAVTVLLGGLMLAGTPPVIADDADAGRKIANMCRTCHGIDGYAQIPIAPHIGGEPKEYLENQLMAFKTGTREHEMMSVVTAGLSAQQISDVAAWYAAHNVTATLPDGVSDEDAPQACVSCHGANGISLLPEAPNLAGEVNIYIDTQLKAYRLGKRNHEIMSVIAADMTDDQIRAVADWFAQIEVEITPVQ, translated from the coding sequence ATGCGCAGAGCGGTAACTGTACTTCTCGGCGGGCTTATGCTCGCCGGGACACCCCCTGTGATTGCGGATGACGCAGATGCAGGTCGTAAGATCGCAAATATGTGCCGGACATGCCACGGGATTGACGGGTACGCTCAAATCCCCATCGCACCCCATATCGGTGGCGAACCTAAAGAATATCTTGAGAACCAGCTTATGGCCTTTAAGACCGGCACCCGGGAGCACGAGATGATGTCGGTCGTGACGGCTGGCTTGTCGGCGCAGCAGATCTCCGATGTTGCGGCCTGGTATGCAGCGCACAATGTCACTGCAACGCTGCCCGACGGCGTTTCTGACGAGGATGCGCCCCAGGCCTGCGTGTCGTGCCACGGCGCGAATGGCATTTCGCTGTTACCGGAAGCCCCGAACCTTGCGGGTGAGGTGAATATCTATATCGACACACAGCTGAAAGCGTATCGCCTCGGCAAGCGCAATCACGAGATCATGTCAGTCATTGCAGCAGACATGACGGACGATCAGATACGCGCGGTCGCCGACTGGTTCGCGCAGATCGAAGTTGAAATCACTCCGGTTCAGTGA
- a CDS encoding PQQ-dependent sugar dehydrogenase, with protein MNGRLIAGLLASTVLATAAVAQDNMDKLGNMQKTDAAHTFIDQEGERAEALRAIIPNINVPDGFEVSLYAVVPDARSMAVAPQGTVVFAGTRKDKVWSIVDRDRNRVADEVKDFAPSVTFDIPNGPCFSPDGFLFIAERNRVLNFPAAEFFFEGPDPAVAVVVPQGELVPAEEESFNHTARVCDIGPDGKIYISLGQPHNVQPLDKIEMYDEIGIGGIIRMNTDGSGREVFTRGVRNSVGQDFNPETGELWWTDNQVDGMGDDIPPGELNRQTAAGQHFGFPWTNSRVEIVSESDFPRPEGVEFVEPQLELTAHAADLGMSFYKGSSYPDNYQGGIFWAQHGSWNRTTPVGARVMYTALDPETGDAVGAEVFADGWLNEETGEYRGRPMDIAFLKDGSMLVSDDFAGAIWRIAYKPQPAE; from the coding sequence ATGAATGGACGATTGATTGCGGGGCTTCTTGCGAGCACCGTTCTGGCAACCGCAGCCGTGGCCCAGGACAATATGGACAAGCTCGGCAACATGCAGAAAACCGATGCTGCGCATACGTTTATCGACCAGGAAGGCGAGCGCGCTGAAGCACTCAGAGCGATCATTCCGAACATCAATGTGCCTGATGGTTTTGAGGTGAGCCTTTATGCAGTCGTGCCCGATGCACGCTCCATGGCGGTGGCCCCGCAGGGCACTGTCGTCTTTGCCGGAACACGCAAGGACAAAGTCTGGTCGATTGTCGACCGCGACCGCAATCGCGTCGCCGACGAGGTAAAGGATTTTGCACCATCGGTTACCTTTGACATTCCGAATGGCCCCTGCTTTTCGCCCGATGGGTTTCTGTTCATCGCCGAACGCAACCGCGTTCTGAATTTCCCTGCTGCGGAGTTTTTCTTTGAAGGACCGGACCCTGCCGTTGCAGTCGTCGTGCCGCAGGGGGAACTGGTGCCCGCGGAGGAAGAGAGCTTCAACCACACGGCCCGGGTTTGCGATATCGGACCCGATGGCAAGATCTACATCTCACTCGGCCAGCCGCATAACGTGCAGCCGCTGGACAAGATCGAGATGTACGACGAAATCGGCATCGGTGGCATCATCCGCATGAACACTGACGGCTCGGGGCGTGAGGTCTTTACACGCGGTGTGCGGAACTCGGTCGGGCAGGACTTCAACCCTGAAACCGGTGAGCTCTGGTGGACGGACAACCAGGTTGACGGCATGGGTGACGACATTCCGCCGGGCGAGCTGAACCGGCAAACCGCCGCAGGGCAGCATTTCGGCTTCCCGTGGACAAACTCCAGGGTCGAGATCGTGTCTGAAAGCGATTTCCCGCGTCCTGAAGGTGTCGAATTCGTTGAGCCACAGCTGGAGCTGACGGCGCACGCGGCGGACCTTGGGATGAGCTTTTACAAGGGCTCAAGCTATCCTGACAACTACCAGGGCGGGATCTTCTGGGCGCAACACGGCTCATGGAACCGCACGACACCCGTCGGCGCCCGGGTGATGTACACTGCCCTCGATCCGGAAACCGGTGATGCCGTCGGAGCGGAGGTTTTCGCTGACGGTTGGCTGAATGAGGAAACCGGTGAGTACCGGGGACGTCCGATGGACATTGCGTTCCTTAAAGACGGCTCAATGCTCGTTTCCGATGATTTCGCCGGAGCCATCTGGCGCATCGCCTACAAACCGCAACCTGCTGAATAA
- a CDS encoding ABC transporter substrate-binding protein has protein sequence MAESWFRARIMVAFLALWAASAAAANDIIEIAYLGVQTQRPPVLATLDRSPDDPGIAGAQTALAELNTAGVFLGQVYRLKTVTVPVGEDPLEAAEQLLDATRLLVLDAPAEVLTAIADLPAAQGALLFNTSSGDPSLRNDACRSNLLHTIPSTAMRTDALAQFFLSRRRTDFVMISGKHAIDQSYAASVRRSLQKFGLTLKAEKTWDFNAGMRRSAAAEMPLFTQDFGDYDTLIVADEVHDFGRYVMYNTWQARPVAGSEGLTPVTWSPVIEDWGAVQLQRRFEKLTGRGMTSGDYAAWAALRVIGEAVSRTGSADPLGLRDYILSDAFEIAGFKGRPLTFRTWNGQLRQPIALTHPRGLVASVPLEGFMHQTNALDTLGFDRPESTCALFR, from the coding sequence ATGGCTGAGAGCTGGTTCAGGGCCAGGATTATGGTGGCGTTTCTTGCGCTCTGGGCCGCGTCTGCGGCTGCTGCCAACGACATTATTGAAATTGCTTATTTAGGCGTTCAGACTCAGCGCCCCCCGGTCCTCGCAACTCTGGACCGGAGCCCCGATGACCCCGGCATCGCAGGTGCACAAACCGCGCTGGCCGAGCTCAATACAGCCGGTGTCTTTCTGGGCCAGGTCTACAGGCTGAAAACGGTGACCGTTCCCGTGGGTGAAGACCCGCTCGAGGCCGCAGAACAGCTTCTTGACGCGACACGCCTGCTGGTACTGGATGCACCGGCAGAGGTACTCACGGCGATCGCTGATCTGCCCGCCGCTCAAGGAGCATTGCTGTTTAACACCTCGTCCGGTGATCCCAGTCTGCGAAACGACGCCTGCCGTTCAAACCTCCTGCATACGATCCCGTCCACGGCTATGCGGACCGATGCGCTGGCTCAGTTTTTCCTGAGCAGACGACGCACCGATTTTGTCATGATCTCCGGCAAGCATGCAATAGACCAGTCCTATGCCGCTTCCGTGCGACGGTCGCTTCAGAAATTCGGGCTGACCCTGAAAGCTGAAAAAACCTGGGATTTCAATGCCGGTATGCGCCGCAGTGCCGCGGCAGAAATGCCGCTCTTCACTCAGGATTTCGGTGACTACGACACGCTGATCGTCGCTGACGAAGTGCACGATTTTGGCCGCTATGTCATGTACAACACGTGGCAGGCGCGGCCCGTTGCAGGCTCGGAAGGGCTGACCCCGGTCACCTGGTCCCCCGTTATTGAAGACTGGGGAGCGGTACAGCTGCAAAGGCGTTTTGAAAAACTGACGGGCCGTGGAATGACATCCGGGGACTATGCAGCCTGGGCCGCTTTGCGCGTGATTGGCGAAGCCGTGTCCCGCACAGGCTCAGCCGATCCGCTCGGGCTGCGCGATTACATTCTTTCAGACGCATTTGAGATTGCCGGTTTCAAGGGGCGGCCACTGACGTTTCGGACCTGGAACGGGCAACTCCGCCAGCCCATCGCACTGACGCACCCGCGCGGGCTGGTGGCGTCGGTTCCACTGGAAGGCTTCATGCACCAGACAAACGCGCTTGATACCCTGGGGTTTGATCGCCCCGAAAGCACCTGTGCGCTGTTCCGATGA
- a CDS encoding PQQ-dependent catabolism-associated beta-propeller protein, whose translation MIRIAAAFFMYFSAATAGEVWVTNEKDNTVSVISTDTLDIVRTYPTGERPRGISFSKDFSRLYISASDRNVVQVMDPLTGEVLHELPSGKDPGQFVLHPDDQHLYIANEDDATTTVVDTVTREIIARISVGIEPEGMAVSPDGKIAVTTSENTNIVHWIDTTTGEIFANSLVDNRPRHARFSSDGSELWVSSEIGGTVTIFDAASQTEKAKISFEIPAVHSDLMMPVGLEFARDDTHVFVALSRANHIAVVNAESYLVEDYILVGRRVWHMAFNGDGSLLFTTNGVSGDVTVIDVRARVALKSIKVGRYPWGAAWRALPED comes from the coding sequence ATGATCCGTATCGCCGCAGCATTCTTTATGTATTTTTCAGCCGCAACTGCAGGAGAGGTTTGGGTCACCAATGAAAAGGACAACACAGTTTCTGTCATTTCGACGGATACTCTCGACATTGTAAGGACCTATCCGACCGGCGAACGCCCGCGCGGAATAAGTTTCTCCAAAGATTTCTCCAGACTATATATCAGCGCCTCTGACAGGAATGTGGTGCAGGTCATGGACCCCCTGACGGGCGAGGTTCTGCACGAACTGCCTTCGGGTAAAGATCCGGGGCAGTTCGTTCTGCACCCCGACGATCAGCATCTTTACATCGCGAACGAGGACGATGCGACCACGACAGTCGTCGATACAGTCACGCGCGAGATCATCGCCCGGATCAGTGTTGGTATTGAACCGGAAGGCATGGCCGTTTCGCCGGATGGCAAAATCGCTGTGACAACTTCGGAGAACACGAATATTGTGCACTGGATCGACACCACGACCGGAGAGATCTTTGCAAACAGCCTTGTCGACAACCGCCCCCGTCACGCCCGGTTCAGCAGCGACGGATCCGAATTGTGGGTCAGCTCAGAGATAGGTGGCACAGTCACGATCTTTGATGCAGCATCACAAACTGAAAAGGCTAAAATCAGTTTTGAGATCCCGGCGGTACATTCTGATCTGATGATGCCCGTGGGGTTAGAGTTTGCACGTGATGACACGCATGTCTTCGTGGCACTCAGCCGCGCCAACCACATCGCCGTCGTCAATGCGGAGAGCTATCTGGTTGAGGACTACATTCTTGTGGGAAGACGCGTCTGGCATATGGCGTTCAACGGTGACGGGTCCCTGTTGTTCACGACCAACGGCGTGTCCGGTGACGTGACGGTGATCGATGTACGCGCGCGTGTGGCTCTGAAATCGATAAAGGTCGGTCGATATCCATGGGGTGCTGCATGGCGCGCGCTGCCGGAAGACTGA
- a CDS encoding ABC transporter ATP-binding protein, with product MSGLSVSGISYSYGSRVALDDVSFEVPPATFCALLGPNGAGKSTLFNLLTRLFSTSSGRIEIAGYNLNNDPRQALSHLGIVFQKPTLDLELSVRQNLRYFAALHGLSGAKADKRINLCLDQLNMLERAGEKARSLNGGHRRRAEIARALLPEPDVLLLDEPTVGLDTASRRGITDYVHDLAKEGTTVLWATHLTDEIRSDDHIVVLHQAKVRAVGSAESICGEVSLQDRFLQMTGATPL from the coding sequence ATGAGCGGGCTCAGCGTTTCAGGGATCAGCTATTCTTACGGATCGCGTGTGGCGCTTGACGATGTGAGTTTTGAGGTGCCGCCTGCGACGTTCTGTGCACTGCTGGGTCCGAACGGTGCCGGAAAATCCACCCTCTTCAATCTTCTCACAAGGCTCTTCAGCACGTCATCCGGCAGGATTGAAATCGCGGGCTATAATCTGAACAACGACCCGAGACAGGCACTGTCTCACCTCGGTATTGTGTTCCAGAAACCCACTCTCGATCTCGAACTTTCGGTGCGACAAAACCTCAGATACTTCGCAGCGCTTCACGGGCTGTCAGGCGCGAAGGCCGACAAACGCATCAATCTGTGTCTGGATCAACTCAACATGCTTGAGCGGGCCGGAGAGAAAGCGCGCAGCCTGAACGGGGGCCACCGGCGTCGCGCAGAGATCGCTCGTGCGCTTTTGCCGGAACCGGATGTTCTGCTGCTTGATGAACCAACCGTCGGACTGGATACGGCCTCCCGTAGGGGTATTACAGATTATGTGCATGACCTGGCCAAAGAGGGGACAACCGTTCTCTGGGCGACGCATCTGACGGATGAAATTCGCTCCGACGACCACATTGTTGTGTTGCATCAGGCAAAGGTACGCGCCGTCGGATCAGCGGAAAGTATTTGCGGGGAAGTGTCCCTGCAGGACCGGTTCCTGCAGATGACGGGAGCAACACCCTTATGA